CTGACTTTGCCGGTCGTCCCGTCGCGGTGGGGAACCGTAAACACTTCCTCGGTAGGAATGTTGGCCAGAAAAGGAACGCCCTTGCCGTTCACCGCTCCGGCCTGGCACCAGATGTGGCCCTCCGGCAGTTCGACGGTCAGGTCGGTGCCCGGCGCTATGTAATGCAGCTTGCGGTACTTGCGCTCATTCAGCTTATCGCAGCGGCGCTTCAGTCCGTCAAGATGCAGCCGCCAGGCTTCAAGCGGGTCTTCCACATCCGCGCGTACAGCGCGGAAAATCGCGTCCCACAGCAGATTGATCCGCTCCTCCTCCGGAGCATCCGGGAATACTTTGGCCGCCCAGGAGGCCGAAGGGTAAGCGACGCCGCTCCAGCTCGCGTGGTTGCCCATCAGCAGTTGGCGGTAACCTGTCATCGCTTCGGCCGAGACTCGCTGATTCATGGTGATCCGCTTCGGATCGACGCCCTTCAGCAGATCCGGATCGGTCGAGATAATTGTCAGGAAGCAGGCGTTGCCCCGCGCAAGCTCCTCCATCTCATCCGCGAATCGTTTCGGCGGCTCCGAGAACGATTCCTCCGGGGCCAGGTCGTAGCGCGTCCGCGTTACGACTTCATCCGAATAATTTACCTTGACCAGCTTGGCTCCCGCCTCGTAAGCTTTGCGGACGACCAGGCGAACCAGTTCGGCCGATGCGATATCCGCATTGACTACCAGCGTCTGCCCAGGCTGTATATTGACGCCGACCTTTACGGCAAGCAGCGCATAATTCTCCAGTTTTTGATTGAAATCCAAATCCCGACCCTCCTTGAATTAAAAAGCCCAGTTTCCGTTCAAAAACACCGGTTCTTCCGTTCCATCGTTTGTAACGCCGTATATATTCATCTCTGCCGAGCCGATCATGAAATCGACATGCGTAACGCTTGTGTTGAGACCGCGATCTTCAAGCTCTTCCTTCGTCATGCTTTTGCCGCCTTCCAGACAGAATGCGTACGCGGTTCCGATCGCGAGATGGTTCGAGGCATTTTCATCAAACAGCGTGTTGTAGTACAAAATATTGGAATCCGAAATCGGGGAATAATGGGGGACAAGAGCTACTTCGCCCAAATACTTGGCGCCTTCATCCAGGCTGATCAAATGCTCCAGCGTTTCCTGTCCCTGCTCGGCCGAAACCCCGACAATTCTTCCATTCTCAAAGGTAATTGAGAAGCCGTCGATGATGTTGCCGCCATGACTGAGCGGTTTCGTGCTGCGGACGGTACCGTTAACGCCCGTTTTCAGCGGAGCCGTGAACACCTCTTCGGTCGGCATGTTGGCTACAAAAGTATGCCCTTGTGCGTTGATGCTGTCGCCCTGCGCCCACAAGTGGCCTTCCGGAAGCTCGATGGTAAGATCCGTTCCTGGAGCGGCATAACGCAGCTTCTTATATTTCTTGGCGTTAAGCACGGCCGCTTTCGATTCCAGTGTATCCAGATGCTCTTGCCAGGCGGCTACCGGATCTTCACGGTCAAGACGTACGGTATGGAAAATCGCTTCCCACAGCCTTTCTATCCGCTCCTTGGCAGGAACATCAGGGAATACTTTGTCGGCCCAAGCCTGTGAAGGAATGGCGACGATGCTCCAGCTGATTTTGTCAGCCATGACATATTCTCGGTATTTGGTCAAGGCGGCTCCGCGGGTCTTATGATAGTCCGCGATCCGAGCCTGGTCGATTCCTTTCAGCGCATCCGGGTCTTCGGCAATGACCGACAGCACAGCTGCGCCGTTCTCGGCAAACTCGGTAATCTCGCCGGCATACCAGGCTGGGGCCTTGGTGAAGACCTCCGGGGCGGCATGCTCGAACAACAGGCGCGTGATGCGTTCGTCGCTCCAGTTGACTTTGACCTGGCTGGCGCCGGCTTCATACGCCTTGGCAGCGATCAAACGGACGAATTCCGCCGCGACGATGGGCGTATTCACGACCAGCGCTTGACCCGGCTGCACATTAACGCCTATTTTTACGGCCAGGTCGGCGTATTTGGAAAGTTTTGCTTCAAAATCGGTCATAGAAATTTCCTCCATTGTTCAAATATAAGAAATCCGATAAGCTTCGCACTTAATCTTGGCTGTGAAGTTTCCACTAGAAACGGTGCGTCTTGGAAGCCGGGCGAAGTCGTTTCTTAGGTTGCCAAATTAAGCTATTGAGTATTGTACTAAATTATTAACCGCCGGATGAAAAAAGTCAATTAGGTCGGAGGAGCGGGATTTGAGCGGGCAATAATGATATACTGAAATGGATTTCCACTTCGCTCCAAGAGCGATTGGACATCTGACGATATGAAAGGATGGAAGCTTCATGAGCGTAAGCGTTACGGAAGCGGCCATGCGCCGCAATGAGGAAGGAAATTATGTGGGAAGAACCGTATTTACCCTGGAGGGCCATGCGGCCCAATACGAAATTACGTTCTTCAGCAAAAAGGGCAAGGAATGGGATTACAGCCTGAGCTTTGCGGGCGAGCCCGGTAGTGAAGAGCAATTCCTGGAACTGGACGCCAAGCTGGAGGAAGATGACGAACTGTTCGACCGGCTGCTGGACGCGGCTCTGGATGCAGAAGATTCAGTAGACACCAAAGAATAATACAATGATGCGTAACAGTTAGCCGGTCCGCGCATATACTCGTGGAGGCGGATAAAAAGAAAGAACGGCGGATTCTCCGCCGTCCGTATGTCTAACCGATCATCATGTGGCCTTCGGGATGGCGGTACAGCTCCTTGCCTTTGGTCGGTCTAAGGGCGTAAGCCAGTGTCAGGGGTCCGGTCCGTCCTATGAACATGAGTAGGATGACGAGAATTTTCCCGGCAGCGCTCAGCTCTGTGGTCAGTCCCATCGTAAGCCCCGAGGTGCCGAAAGCGGACACAGACTCAAACATCACTGTAAGAAAGTCGGCTTGCTCGGTAATCGACAACAGCATCGTGGCGGTTATCACAAGCAGCAGGGAGAGCAGTGTCATAGTTATAGCCCGGTAGACGCTCTCTTTGGACAAACGATGGCGAAACAGCACCACATCTTCTCTGCCGCGAATGCGCGAGTATACGGCGGCGATGAGCAGGGCGAATGTCGTCACCTTGATCCCCCCGCCGGTGGAGCCCGGGGCAGCGCCGATGAACATCAGCAGAATAATTAGAAACTGAGTCGATTCCCGGAGCTTGTAGATATCAAGTGTCGTAATGCCGCCAGATCTCGGAGTCAGGGCCTGTAAAAAAGAAGCCAACGCCTTTCCGCCGGGATGAAGCGGCTTCAGCGTATGATACAGCTCCAGCCAGAAAAATAGTGCAGCTCCGGCAGCGATCAGTATAAGGGAAGTGGACAGAACCACCTTGGAATGCAGGGTAAGCCGTCTTCGCTTGCGGAAATCGACCACGTCGGACAATACGATAAAGCCGATCCCGCCCAGAAAAATAAGCAGCATGGCCGTGATGTTCACCACAGGATCTTCAACATACCGTGTCAGACCGCTGAACGGCCCGTGCACATCGCCAAACAGATCGAAGCCGGCATTGTTAAAAATGGAAATGCTGTGGAATATGCCGTAGTATACCGCTTTCCCTGCCGGCATGTCCTTCAGGAACCGGAGTGCCAGCGCCGCCGCCCCGGAAAGCTGGATCACCAGCGAATAAATCAGAACCCGGCGAATAAGGCGAACAATTCCCTGCATGGAATTCTGATTCATCGACTCCTGAAGCAGCAGTCTCTCTTTGAGAGATATCCGCCTGCTCAGTACGAGCGTAATCAGCGTTGCCATCGTTACAAAGCCGAGGCCGCCGAACTGGAACAGTACGAGCAGCACAATCTGGCCGAAGGTCGTAAGTCCGGTCCCGACATCGATAACGGCCAGCCCGGTCACGCAAGTGGCGGAGGTGGCCATAAACAGCGCATCGATCCAGGAGATATCGCCCCCCGCGGATGAAACGGGAAGAGAAAGAAGCACGGTGCCTGCGGCAATAAGAAGAATAAAGCCGAGGGATAAAATTTTGGGCGGAGTCAGACGCAGCCCGCCATAGGGTAAATTGGCCATGGGTCCATTCTCCTGACATCAGTGTGTTCGTTCCGGCATTGTGACAAATTATATCACAATTTTATGCTTTTCCCTAAGCAAACGGCAGGAAATGCACTTGTAATATCGAATGGTTCTATTGGAATATCCAATTTCGCATCTTCCAAAGGAGGGTTTTTGACGGTGAACAGTCCCATCCTGACTCAGATTGGTGGCGTTTTTATTCCGGTTAGCGATATTGAAAGATCGAAAGATTGGTATTGCGATCTGCTTGGCTTGCCGTCTGACGGTGAAATTCTGTTCGGACATCTGTTCGTGATTCCGATGACAGGGCCGGCCATAGTGCTGGACAGCAGAATTTACACCAGCGAATGCGTTCTGAATACACCGTTGTT
This region of Paenibacillus sp. URB8-2 genomic DNA includes:
- a CDS encoding VOC family protein; the encoded protein is MNSPILTQIGGVFIPVSDIERSKDWYCDLLGLPSDGEILFGHLFVIPMTGPAIVLDSRIYTSECVLNTPLFHLNSHDIDAAYDFVRQSGAEILTDIEHDHWFNFRDPDGNVLMVCRS
- a CDS encoding aminopeptidase, translated to MTDFEAKLSKYADLAVKIGVNVQPGQALVVNTPIVAAEFVRLIAAKAYEAGASQVKVNWSDERITRLLFEHAAPEVFTKAPAWYAGEITEFAENGAAVLSVIAEDPDALKGIDQARIADYHKTRGAALTKYREYVMADKISWSIVAIPSQAWADKVFPDVPAKERIERLWEAIFHTVRLDREDPVAAWQEHLDTLESKAAVLNAKKYKKLRYAAPGTDLTIELPEGHLWAQGDSINAQGHTFVANMPTEEVFTAPLKTGVNGTVRSTKPLSHGGNIIDGFSITFENGRIVGVSAEQGQETLEHLISLDEGAKYLGEVALVPHYSPISDSNILYYNTLFDENASNHLAIGTAYAFCLEGGKSMTKEELEDRGLNTSVTHVDFMIGSAEMNIYGVTNDGTEEPVFLNGNWAF
- a CDS encoding aminopeptidase, giving the protein MDFNQKLENYALLAVKVGVNIQPGQTLVVNADIASAELVRLVVRKAYEAGAKLVKVNYSDEVVTRTRYDLAPEESFSEPPKRFADEMEELARGNACFLTIISTDPDLLKGVDPKRITMNQRVSAEAMTGYRQLLMGNHASWSGVAYPSASWAAKVFPDAPEEERINLLWDAIFRAVRADVEDPLEAWRLHLDGLKRRCDKLNERKYRKLHYIAPGTDLTVELPEGHIWCQAGAVNGKGVPFLANIPTEEVFTVPHRDGTTGKVSSSKPLSYAGSVIDRFTLTFTDGKVTDYTAEVGQDKLAVLFSMDEGAASLGEVALVPHRSPISESGILYYTTLFDENASCHLALGASYAFTLEGGTSLTEEELTGRGMNQSLIHVDFMMGSPEMDIDGITDDGTAEPIFRNGGWV
- a CDS encoding TrkH family potassium uptake protein encodes the protein MANLPYGGLRLTPPKILSLGFILLIAAGTVLLSLPVSSAGGDISWIDALFMATSATCVTGLAVIDVGTGLTTFGQIVLLVLFQFGGLGFVTMATLITLVLSRRISLKERLLLQESMNQNSMQGIVRLIRRVLIYSLVIQLSGAAALALRFLKDMPAGKAVYYGIFHSISIFNNAGFDLFGDVHGPFSGLTRYVEDPVVNITAMLLIFLGGIGFIVLSDVVDFRKRRRLTLHSKVVLSTSLILIAAGAALFFWLELYHTLKPLHPGGKALASFLQALTPRSGGITTLDIYKLRESTQFLIILLMFIGAAPGSTGGGIKVTTFALLIAAVYSRIRGREDVVLFRHRLSKESVYRAITMTLLSLLLVITATMLLSITEQADFLTVMFESVSAFGTSGLTMGLTTELSAAGKILVILLMFIGRTGPLTLAYALRPTKGKELYRHPEGHMMIG